Proteins encoded within one genomic window of Acidiferrobacter thiooxydans:
- a CDS encoding FIST C-terminal domain-containing protein: MDSIRVATGLGRGPRAQPELAATAVTRGLARAHIKSARSVILFLTHHFAGDPKPALRAAARAAGCTQITGCTAAGLLTDEEWVLDAPAAAAMVLAGPAFLDHVQKNDEDAVLSLAAPGDLSADWLDAGYRRVGAVAGDILGRGPFRVWTAGQVRREGRGEVALRGLQASLGASQGVRALTSPIEVAEVHGYDVLKLGHYPALNVLVQALPIGVREMDRIPLHLIMGGVTFGDPTTAIKEGRYRLNHIVAANMGDQSITFAQRLTRGERLFWAMRDTLAAERDMRATMDRTTLALNGRPDFALMFPCAGRGPHFYGDSDRDLDLLTHRFPGLPVIGIYGNGELGPLDEANHLYQYSTVLGLFRGSAPKAA; encoded by the coding sequence ATGGACAGCATCAGAGTCGCCACAGGTCTCGGACGCGGCCCGCGGGCCCAGCCGGAGCTTGCCGCGACGGCGGTCACGCGCGGGCTCGCGCGAGCGCACATAAAGAGCGCGCGCTCGGTCATCCTGTTTTTGACTCATCACTTCGCAGGCGACCCCAAGCCGGCGCTGCGCGCCGCGGCGCGTGCTGCGGGCTGCACCCAGATCACCGGGTGCACGGCCGCGGGTCTTCTAACCGACGAGGAGTGGGTGCTGGATGCGCCGGCGGCCGCCGCCATGGTGCTTGCGGGGCCTGCGTTTCTCGATCACGTCCAAAAGAACGATGAAGACGCGGTGTTGAGCCTTGCCGCACCCGGCGACCTCTCGGCCGATTGGCTCGACGCCGGCTACCGGCGCGTGGGCGCGGTGGCCGGCGACATCCTCGGGCGCGGTCCGTTCCGGGTCTGGACCGCAGGCCAGGTCCGGCGCGAGGGGCGCGGCGAGGTCGCTCTCCGCGGCCTGCAGGCAAGCCTTGGTGCCTCCCAAGGGGTACGCGCCCTCACATCGCCGATCGAGGTGGCCGAGGTGCACGGTTATGATGTCCTGAAACTCGGGCACTACCCGGCGCTGAATGTCCTGGTCCAGGCGCTGCCCATAGGGGTGCGCGAAATGGACCGGATTCCCCTGCATCTCATCATGGGGGGCGTGACCTTCGGCGACCCGACCACCGCCATCAAGGAAGGCCGTTATCGCCTGAACCACATCGTGGCCGCCAACATGGGCGACCAATCCATCACCTTCGCACAGCGCCTGACGCGCGGTGAGCGCCTGTTTTGGGCCATGCGCGACACGTTGGCGGCGGAGCGCGACATGCGCGCCACCATGGACCGGACGACACTCGCACTCAATGGGCGGCCGGATTTCGCATTGATGTTCCCGTGCGCCGGGCGCGGCCCGCACTTCTATGGCGACAGCGACCGCGACCTCGATCTTCTGACACATCGCTTTCCCGGACTTCCGGTGATAGGTATTTACGGCAATGGCGAGCTCGGTCCGCTCGACGAGGCCAATCATCTCTACCAGTATTCGACGGTGCTCGGACTCTTCCGCGGGTCGGCGCCGAAGGCGGCCTGA
- the apbC gene encoding iron-sulfur cluster carrier protein ApbC produces MAEISQLQVETALKEVIDPYLEQDLVTTKAVKGIVIDGDTVSVEVVLGYPAKGVKEALAGRLREKVLAIKGVKDAHVTVESRIVTHGVQKGVKPISGVKNIIAVASGKGGVGKSTTAVNLALALSAEGARAGILDADIYGPSQPRMLGSRAKPESKDGRRMEPIPSYHLQSMSIGYLIDEETPMIWRGPMVTQALEQLLRDTNWQDLDYLVVDLPPGTGDIQLTLAQKVPVTGAVIVTTPQDIALLDARKGLKMFEKVEIPVIGIIENMSTHICSQCGHEEHIFGAGGGLKMAEQYDVDFLGALPLDLRIRVDTDGGRPTVVADPEGRIAQIYREIARRIAGRLALMKKDFSAGFPNIVIQNT; encoded by the coding sequence ATGGCGGAAATCTCCCAGCTTCAGGTGGAAACGGCCTTGAAAGAGGTCATAGACCCCTATTTGGAGCAGGACCTCGTGACGACCAAGGCCGTCAAGGGGATTGTCATCGACGGTGACACGGTGTCGGTCGAGGTCGTTCTCGGCTATCCGGCGAAGGGCGTGAAGGAGGCCCTGGCCGGCCGTTTGCGCGAAAAAGTGTTGGCGATCAAGGGGGTGAAGGACGCGCATGTGACGGTCGAGTCGCGGATCGTGACGCACGGTGTGCAGAAGGGGGTGAAGCCCATATCCGGGGTCAAGAACATTATCGCCGTGGCGTCCGGCAAGGGCGGCGTCGGCAAGTCCACGACCGCGGTCAATCTCGCCCTGGCCTTATCGGCGGAGGGCGCGCGCGCCGGCATCCTGGACGCGGACATCTACGGGCCGAGTCAGCCGCGCATGCTTGGTTCGCGGGCCAAGCCCGAATCCAAGGACGGGCGGCGCATGGAACCGATCCCGAGCTATCACCTGCAGTCGATGTCCATAGGCTACCTGATCGACGAAGAGACGCCCATGATCTGGCGCGGACCTATGGTTACGCAGGCCCTCGAACAGCTGTTACGCGATACCAATTGGCAAGACCTCGACTACCTGGTAGTCGATCTGCCCCCGGGTACCGGCGACATTCAGTTGACGCTCGCCCAGAAGGTGCCGGTGACGGGCGCCGTGATCGTCACTACCCCCCAGGACATTGCCCTGCTCGATGCTCGCAAGGGGCTAAAGATGTTTGAGAAGGTTGAGATCCCGGTGATCGGCATCATCGAAAACATGAGCACCCATATCTGCAGCCAATGCGGCCACGAGGAGCACATATTCGGGGCTGGTGGCGGGCTCAAGATGGCCGAGCAGTACGACGTCGATTTCCTCGGGGCGCTGCCGCTCGATCTGCGCATTCGCGTCGACACCGATGGCGGACGGCCGACGGTCGTGGCCGATCCCGAGGGCCGGATCGCGCAGATCTACCGCGAGATCGCGCGGCGGATTGCGGGGCGGTTGGCATTGATGAAGAAGGACTTTTCGGCAGGCTTCCCCAACATCGTCATCCAAAATACCTGA
- the metG gene encoding methionine--tRNA ligase has product MPNDRKILVTSALPYANGSIHIGHLVEYIQTDIYVRYQRLRGRVCYYLCADDTHGTAIMLKAQAEGISPEQLIARVAAEHLRDFTDFGISFDRFGSTHSDENRILAEYFYGRLQAGGHIAVRAIEQAFDPVKRLFLPDRFIRGECPRCHAADQYGDSCEACGATYAPTDLINPVSALSGATPVTKSSEHYFFRLGDFADDLKTFTASDALPREAGHKLAEWLNEGLSDWDISRDAPYFGFEIPGAPGKYFYVWLDAPVGYIATFWQLGSRLEDRVLTVDDVRTRWSQYEIHHFIGKDILNFHGLFWPAMLEAADFARPKAIHVHGFLTVNGKKMSKSRGTFITARRYLNTLPAEYLRYYFAAKLNSGIEDIDLNLDDFRARINADLVGKLVNIASRAAQLLAKHLDNTLGDTLPDAPLYAEFLKAGETVEACYEACEYSRAVKTIMDLADRANRYVDEARPWEIARAPQRRAELQAICTQTLNLFCVLIAYLKPILPQTAAKVEAWLGGPELDFESIKTPRLSHTIKAYEHLMRRIETYNLAPLVSESEALALQDALADESQAKAASQPTPPARDAVRPQGNDKGAAETISAEDFARIDLRVARVVAADYVEGADKLLKLTLDLNEGRTRTVFAGIRHAYAPADLVGRLVVCVANLKPRKMRFGVSEGMVLAASDRDGLVVLEPGEGARPGMTIR; this is encoded by the coding sequence ATGCCGAACGACCGCAAGATCCTGGTGACGAGCGCCTTGCCGTATGCCAACGGGTCCATCCATATCGGCCACCTGGTCGAATACATCCAGACCGACATCTACGTCCGCTATCAGCGCCTGCGCGGCCGCGTTTGTTATTACTTGTGCGCCGACGACACCCACGGCACGGCGATCATGCTCAAGGCACAGGCCGAGGGGATCTCCCCTGAGCAGCTCATCGCCCGTGTGGCCGCCGAACATTTGCGCGACTTCACCGACTTCGGCATCTCCTTCGACCGCTTCGGGTCCACGCACAGCGACGAGAACCGTATCCTTGCAGAGTACTTCTACGGAAGGCTCCAGGCCGGCGGTCATATCGCCGTGCGCGCCATCGAACAGGCCTTCGATCCGGTTAAACGGCTGTTCCTTCCGGATCGCTTCATCCGCGGCGAATGCCCGCGCTGCCACGCCGCCGATCAATACGGGGATTCCTGCGAGGCCTGCGGCGCCACCTATGCGCCGACCGATCTCATCAATCCGGTCTCGGCCTTGAGTGGGGCGACGCCGGTCACCAAGAGCTCCGAACACTACTTCTTCAGGCTCGGCGACTTCGCCGACGACCTGAAAACCTTCACGGCGAGCGACGCCCTCCCGCGGGAGGCGGGCCATAAGCTCGCCGAATGGTTGAACGAGGGTCTGAGCGACTGGGACATCAGCCGCGACGCCCCCTACTTCGGGTTCGAGATCCCTGGGGCGCCCGGCAAATATTTCTATGTCTGGCTGGACGCACCGGTCGGCTATATCGCGACCTTCTGGCAGCTGGGCTCACGGCTCGAAGATCGCGTGCTTACCGTCGACGACGTCCGCACGCGGTGGTCGCAATACGAGATCCATCACTTCATCGGCAAGGACATCCTGAACTTCCACGGGTTATTCTGGCCGGCCATGCTGGAGGCCGCCGATTTCGCACGGCCGAAGGCCATCCACGTGCATGGCTTTCTTACGGTAAACGGCAAGAAGATGTCGAAGTCGCGCGGGACCTTCATCACCGCGCGCCGCTACCTCAACACCCTGCCGGCCGAATATCTGCGCTACTACTTCGCCGCCAAACTCAATAGCGGTATCGAGGACATCGACCTGAACCTCGATGACTTCCGCGCGCGCATCAATGCCGACCTCGTCGGCAAACTCGTCAATATCGCCAGCCGCGCAGCGCAGCTACTCGCCAAACACCTCGACAACACCCTCGGTGACACCCTGCCGGACGCGCCGCTTTATGCCGAGTTCCTGAAGGCAGGCGAGACCGTGGAGGCCTGCTACGAAGCCTGCGAGTACAGTCGCGCTGTAAAGACCATCATGGACTTAGCCGATCGCGCGAACCGCTACGTGGATGAAGCTCGGCCCTGGGAGATCGCGCGCGCACCGCAGCGCCGCGCCGAGTTACAGGCCATCTGCACCCAGACGCTGAACCTGTTCTGCGTCCTCATCGCCTACCTGAAACCCATCCTTCCGCAAACGGCGGCCAAGGTCGAGGCCTGGCTTGGTGGGCCCGAACTCGATTTCGAGAGCATCAAGACACCGCGCCTGTCCCACACGATAAAAGCCTATGAGCATCTCATGCGCCGCATCGAGACCTACAACCTCGCCCCCCTCGTGAGTGAGTCGGAGGCGCTGGCCCTCCAGGATGCCCTCGCGGATGAGTCGCAGGCGAAGGCCGCATCCCAGCCGACCCCGCCGGCCAGGGACGCCGTACGGCCCCAAGGCAACGACAAGGGAGCGGCCGAAACGATCTCCGCCGAAGATTTCGCGCGCATCGACCTTAGGGTCGCGCGGGTCGTAGCGGCGGACTATGTGGAAGGCGCCGACAAACTCCTCAAGCTGACCCTGGACTTAAACGAAGGCCGCACACGCACAGTGTTTGCCGGCATACGACACGCCTACGCGCCCGCCGACCTTGTGGGCCGCCTGGTGGTGTGCGTGGCCAATCTTAAGCCGCGCAAGATGCGCTTTGGCGTGTCCGAGGGCATGGTCCTGGCGGCCTCTGACCGTGACGGTCTTGTGGTGCTCGAGCCTGGCGAGGGCGCGCGGCCGGGCATGACCATCCGCTAG
- a CDS encoding DUF1841 family protein, giving the protein MWSADRAALRGVFYTAWRHFREHAPLDGVEALVVEALLAHPEYQDLFVDTPSFAAATAQTTSDVNPFLHLGLHIAVAEQIATDRPPGVIAEWQRLEGLWQDGHRARHAMMECLEETLWEAQRQGVAPDDAAYIERLRAIPKGRPQKS; this is encoded by the coding sequence ATGTGGTCCGCCGACCGCGCGGCATTGCGCGGCGTCTTTTATACCGCATGGCGGCATTTCCGCGAACATGCCCCGCTCGACGGAGTCGAGGCCCTGGTCGTCGAGGCCTTGCTCGCCCATCCGGAGTATCAAGACCTGTTCGTGGACACACCCTCTTTTGCGGCTGCCACGGCGCAGACGACGTCGGATGTGAACCCGTTTCTGCACCTCGGACTCCATATCGCCGTGGCCGAGCAGATTGCCACGGACCGCCCGCCGGGGGTCATAGCCGAATGGCAACGCCTCGAGGGCCTATGGCAGGACGGGCATCGCGCTCGTCACGCCATGATGGAATGTCTCGAGGAGACCTTGTGGGAGGCCCAGCGGCAGGGGGTCGCTCCCGACGATGCCGCGTACATCGAGCGCCTGCGGGCCATCCCGAAAGGGCGGCCGCAGAAATCGTGA
- a CDS encoding RnfABCDGE type electron transport complex subunit B codes for MIRHTTEVPLGAIMALLPQTQCRLCGFDGCRPYAQALRAGAEVNRCPPGGEFTRQALATLLGREARDWEHGRRPTTRPQVAIDPKGCIGCARCLPACPVDAIVGAPGLLHAVVVSECTGCLLCLAPCPVDCIAVFVHADPPSEPWPDRSRAEARQARLRAYRKARRARTPRRRESVHADSDRKRREIREALEHARRVRGWQGTTPDRRIPPGESRQPRCEESVMSGHYPFGGKANRVTAFAFFEKNQLSLELQERYYRWWYDFAKAAVENDPDLKATRLVDFQHYPFGQHAETNFHLHGYKWATALADLGAFIANVIFPKLSEDAAHKLAHDHDTMMKALLTERAKAPREAAPDVGRYRHV; via the coding sequence ATGATTCGCCACACCACCGAGGTCCCGCTCGGCGCCATCATGGCCCTGCTGCCTCAGACCCAATGCCGGCTCTGCGGCTTCGACGGCTGTCGGCCGTATGCCCAGGCGCTGCGCGCAGGGGCCGAAGTCAACCGTTGCCCTCCGGGCGGAGAGTTTACGCGTCAGGCCCTCGCGACCCTCCTGGGCCGCGAGGCCCGCGACTGGGAGCATGGCCGCCGTCCCACGACTCGCCCGCAGGTGGCGATAGACCCCAAGGGCTGCATCGGCTGCGCCCGTTGCCTGCCGGCCTGCCCGGTGGATGCGATCGTCGGCGCACCGGGTCTGCTCCATGCGGTAGTGGTCAGCGAGTGCACCGGCTGCCTGCTCTGCCTGGCCCCTTGTCCGGTCGACTGCATCGCGGTCTTTGTGCACGCCGACCCACCGAGCGAGCCGTGGCCCGATCGCTCGCGCGCCGAGGCGCGGCAGGCGCGCCTGCGGGCCTATCGCAAGGCCCGGCGCGCACGGACACCCCGTCGCCGGGAATCAGTGCATGCCGATTCCGACCGCAAGCGCCGTGAGATCCGCGAGGCCTTGGAACACGCACGCCGGGTGCGCGGTTGGCAAGGGACCACCCCCGACCGTAGAATACCGCCCGGCGAATCACGCCAACCGCGTTGCGAGGAATCCGTCATGTCCGGACACTACCCTTTCGGTGGCAAGGCCAACCGCGTTACGGCCTTTGCCTTCTTCGAGAAAAACCAGTTGAGCCTGGAACTCCAGGAACGCTATTACCGGTGGTGGTACGATTTCGCGAAGGCCGCCGTCGAGAATGATCCCGATCTCAAGGCCACGCGCCTCGTCGACTTCCAGCACTACCCGTTCGGCCAGCACGCCGAGACGAACTTCCATCTGCACGGCTACAAGTGGGCGACGGCGCTCGCCGACCTCGGGGCCTTCATCGCCAACGTGATCTTCCCGAAGCTGTCGGAGGACGCTGCGCACAAACTTGCGCACGACCATGACACGATGATGAAGGCGCTGCTGACCGAACGCGCGAAGGCGCCGCGCGAGGCCGCGCCCGACGTTGGCCGCTACCGGCACGTCTAA
- a CDS encoding sensor histidine kinase, which translates to MALPQAGDAPATERGPTGEAELFREQVHLLYASLPPGLLVTLVNAGLLVVMEWQAVSAPRLAAWLLAVVIVALARYRLIAYYRAAPQAHGTPVWARYYTIATLAAGSVWGASALWLFPRALLPQVFLFFLLTAMTAAAVVSFAAIFAVALAFVIPVLAPLALRLSLADGRWHHAMGLVAVLFMAVMLLTARRIERTIATSLRLRFENRTLVARLQDEKTAIQGLNEELRREIAARSRAAEELQERETYIRAVLEHVEEGIVTVDHEGCLRSLNREALRIFGYEQDELLGSHFSQLVPPAERSEYARFLESRLEQGGERLTGYGLEVNGLRRDGTVFPMELGLSVMNVGARRGFVAVTRDVSARKRTERFKSDLVATLGHEIKTPLTSALGSLGLLTETGAATLSGDDARLLRIARSNMERLARTVAALLDADHPSLALTMGAPAPLALLGLTEDAVMAETEYARVRDVRLALDPCSSAMVVYGDRALLLRALSHLIVHAIHLAPAHTTVEVAVTSEMGFGVVSIRDCGTALSKEARAHLFDVRADGVADVAAASHGLGAARTIAESHQGTVGYEAREAGGSLFFLRLPARTPRAGDRA; encoded by the coding sequence GTGGCATTACCACAGGCAGGCGACGCACCGGCGACGGAGCGCGGTCCGACCGGCGAGGCTGAGCTTTTTCGCGAGCAGGTGCATCTTTTGTATGCCAGCCTGCCGCCCGGCCTGCTCGTCACGCTCGTCAATGCCGGCCTGCTCGTGGTCATGGAGTGGCAGGCGGTGTCCGCCCCACGGCTTGCGGCCTGGCTCCTGGCGGTGGTGATCGTGGCGCTCGCGCGCTACCGGCTGATCGCATACTACCGCGCCGCCCCGCAGGCCCATGGCACCCCGGTCTGGGCCCGATACTATACGATAGCGACCCTGGCCGCCGGCTCGGTGTGGGGTGCGAGCGCATTGTGGCTGTTCCCCCGGGCGCTATTGCCGCAGGTCTTCCTGTTTTTCCTGCTGACTGCGATGACGGCCGCCGCCGTGGTGAGTTTTGCGGCGATCTTTGCGGTGGCGCTGGCCTTCGTCATACCGGTACTGGCCCCGCTGGCCTTGCGCCTCTCGCTCGCCGACGGGCGGTGGCATCACGCCATGGGGCTTGTTGCCGTGCTATTCATGGCCGTCATGCTGTTGACTGCCCGGCGCATCGAACGCACCATCGCCACTTCTCTCAGACTGCGGTTCGAGAACCGCACCCTGGTTGCGCGTCTGCAAGACGAGAAGACAGCGATCCAAGGATTGAATGAGGAGTTGCGGCGCGAGATCGCCGCGCGTAGCCGCGCCGCCGAGGAGCTGCAGGAGCGCGAGACCTATATTCGCGCGGTCCTGGAGCATGTCGAGGAGGGTATAGTCACGGTCGATCACGAGGGCTGCTTGCGCTCCCTGAATCGCGAGGCCTTGCGGATCTTCGGCTACGAGCAGGATGAGTTGCTCGGATCGCACTTCTCGCAACTCGTGCCCCCGGCCGAGCGGTCCGAGTACGCGCGATTCCTCGAAAGTCGCCTGGAGCAGGGCGGCGAGCGCCTTACCGGGTATGGGCTCGAGGTCAATGGCCTAAGACGCGATGGTACGGTGTTTCCCATGGAGCTTGGGTTAAGCGTCATGAATGTCGGCGCGCGGCGTGGTTTCGTGGCCGTGACCCGTGACGTGAGCGCGCGCAAGCGCACCGAGCGCTTCAAGAGCGATCTGGTCGCCACTCTCGGTCATGAGATCAAGACGCCGCTCACCTCGGCGCTCGGGTCTTTGGGGCTGCTCACCGAGACCGGGGCCGCGACGCTGAGCGGGGATGACGCCCGGTTGCTGCGTATCGCGCGCAGCAATATGGAGCGGCTGGCGCGCACCGTCGCCGCCCTCCTCGATGCCGACCATCCCTCCCTGGCCCTGACCATGGGCGCACCGGCGCCGCTTGCGCTCCTTGGTCTCACCGAAGATGCGGTCATGGCCGAGACCGAATATGCGCGGGTACGGGACGTGCGCCTGGCGCTCGATCCGTGTTCGAGCGCCATGGTGGTTTACGGTGATCGGGCATTATTGCTGCGCGCCTTAAGTCACCTCATCGTCCATGCCATCCATCTCGCGCCTGCACACACGACCGTCGAGGTCGCCGTCACATCCGAGATGGGGTTTGGCGTGGTATCGATTCGCGACTGCGGGACGGCGTTGTCGAAGGAGGCCCGTGCCCATCTGTTCGACGTCCGGGCCGATGGCGTCGCGGACGTGGCGGCCGCGTCCCACGGTCTCGGGGCCGCACGCACCATTGCCGAGAGCCACCAGGGGACCGTAGGTTACGAGGCGCGCGAGGCCGGCGGTTCGTTGTTTTTCCTACGCCTGCCCGCAAGGACGCCTAGAGCGGGCGACAGAGCCTGA
- a CDS encoding DUF2156 domain-containing protein, with translation MLNAVNAVMDTHFLTPAGTRHQPLDSDNRRRLEPQGRYLVSGKYRLFPFDKSAKPYFDDAAGRLGVALSDYSFANNVIWLYQASGFYQIIEGCFCLFGLSGNGLTMLLPPLGEPHRQRRALKTCIRIMDQYNPSPYQARLDFVYKEFLQILDHAEDGAPMIDGEPWHVEVTNPDYIYRTSDLIDLRGNAFKTKRNEINQFRRAYPNHKLVPFCAEHREAARSLVNTWTENRIRALPEGSLEDFLYNLELERKAINRTIALYEELGLEGLCLFIDGVLEGFTFGERLTPNVANVLIEKTNFHIQGAAQYLFREFTKVFAQSTYINVGDDLGFENLRRVKMSYRPAMFGEKVILHRRVPMDTR, from the coding sequence ATGTTAAATGCCGTCAACGCGGTGATGGACACGCATTTTCTCACCCCGGCAGGGACCCGCCACCAGCCCCTGGACTCCGACAACCGCCGGCGCCTCGAACCGCAAGGGCGCTACCTGGTCTCGGGGAAGTACCGTCTGTTTCCGTTCGACAAGAGCGCCAAGCCCTACTTCGATGACGCGGCCGGTCGGCTGGGTGTGGCCCTGTCCGACTATAGCTTCGCCAACAACGTCATATGGCTCTACCAGGCGAGCGGCTTCTATCAAATCATCGAGGGCTGCTTTTGCCTCTTTGGCCTGTCCGGTAATGGCCTGACCATGCTCCTGCCGCCTCTTGGCGAACCGCACCGCCAGCGGCGCGCCTTGAAGACCTGCATCCGCATCATGGATCAGTACAATCCCTCGCCCTATCAGGCGCGATTGGACTTCGTGTACAAGGAGTTTCTGCAGATTCTTGACCACGCCGAGGACGGTGCGCCGATGATCGACGGCGAACCCTGGCATGTCGAGGTCACGAATCCAGACTACATCTACCGGACGTCCGACCTGATCGATCTGCGCGGGAACGCCTTCAAGACCAAGCGTAACGAGATCAACCAGTTCCGTCGCGCCTACCCCAACCACAAACTGGTGCCGTTCTGCGCCGAGCATCGCGAGGCGGCGCGCAGCCTCGTCAATACCTGGACCGAGAATCGCATTCGCGCGCTCCCCGAGGGGTCCCTCGAGGACTTTCTGTACAATCTCGAACTGGAACGTAAGGCCATCAACCGCACGATCGCGCTATACGAAGAGCTGGGCCTCGAGGGGCTGTGTCTTTTCATAGACGGCGTCCTGGAAGGCTTTACGTTCGGCGAGCGCCTGACGCCGAATGTCGCCAACGTGCTGATCGAGAAGACCAACTTCCACATTCAGGGGGCGGCGCAATACCTGTTCCGCGAGTTCACCAAGGTGTTCGCGCAATCCACCTATATCAATGTCGGGGACGACCTGGGTTTCGAGAACCTCCGCCGGGTCAAAATGAGCTACCGCCCGGCCATGTTCGGCGAAAAGGTGATCCTCCACCGGCGGGTCCCGATGGATACGCGTTGA
- a CDS encoding GNAT family N-acetyltransferase gives MRRASAADLEELMALEVRCFSGGDGLFNRRQLRYLLTSPRCAWFIAGHFEGAVCVLLAANGRRRWGRLYSLAVDPQYRNRGVARRLLATSFAWLREQGVTIVRAEVKSTNGAARRLYADLGFTEDGVLPDYYGPGDLGIRLCRPL, from the coding sequence TTGAGGCGCGCCTCGGCGGCGGACCTCGAGGAGCTGATGGCCCTCGAGGTCCGGTGCTTTTCCGGGGGCGACGGCCTGTTCAATCGCCGGCAGCTGCGCTACCTGCTGACAAGCCCGCGCTGCGCATGGTTCATTGCCGGGCACTTCGAGGGTGCCGTGTGCGTGCTGTTGGCGGCGAACGGCCGCCGGCGGTGGGGCCGCCTCTATTCGCTGGCCGTTGATCCGCAGTATCGCAACCGGGGCGTGGCGCGGCGTCTGCTCGCCACCTCCTTCGCCTGGCTCCGCGAACAGGGCGTCACCATCGTGCGCGCCGAGGTCAAAAGCACCAACGGGGCGGCACGACGCCTATACGCCGATCTGGGATTCACGGAAGACGGCGTGCTGCCCGATTATTACGGTCCTGGAGACCTGGGCATCAGGCTCTGTCGCCCGCTCTAG
- a CDS encoding 7-cyano-7-deazaguanine synthase has protein sequence MSVLLLSGGIESTTLLHERSGTGDLRALFLDYGQRAARAERSAAIALCETTGTPLTVLSLRGVGKALAPPGPFRPHLPLNARNLLAVALAANQALALKTDAVLLGVQRDDRGHSEGALPFIMALSDTLAALGLTLETPYRDLRKTEVVARGRALGIDYARTYSCLLGRRTPCGHCPQCRARAQALAPGA, from the coding sequence ATGTCCGTCCTTCTCCTGAGCGGCGGGATCGAGAGCACAACACTCCTCCATGAACGTAGCGGGACGGGCGATCTGCGCGCGCTTTTCCTGGATTACGGCCAGCGCGCGGCGCGCGCGGAACGCTCGGCTGCAATCGCCCTGTGCGAGACCACCGGGACGCCGCTGACCGTCCTGTCACTGAGAGGAGTGGGTAAGGCGCTTGCGCCACCGGGGCCGTTTCGCCCCCACCTCCCGCTTAACGCCCGCAACCTGCTGGCGGTGGCCTTGGCCGCGAACCAGGCACTGGCCCTGAAGACGGACGCGGTGCTGCTCGGCGTGCAGCGCGACGATCGCGGGCATAGCGAGGGGGCTTTGCCCTTCATTATGGCACTCAGCGATACGCTGGCAGCCCTGGGGCTTACCCTGGAAACCCCCTATCGCGACCTGCGCAAGACCGAGGTCGTCGCACGCGGCCGGGCCCTTGGGATCGACTACGCCCGCACCTATAGCTGCCTCCTTGGGCGTCGCACGCCATGCGGACACTGCCCACAGTGTCGGGCACGGGCCCAAGCGCTGGCCCCCGGTGCGTAA